A stretch of the Desulfobacter sp. genome encodes the following:
- a CDS encoding HDOD domain-containing protein, whose amino-acid sequence MKDRLTLPPESDIKKVLRLDQKKLPSFPQVATKLLEASKDETISLESVSKILETDPGISARVLEIVNSAMYGLARKITTLSEAVVLLGLDEIKKLALGMTIFENMFKKDQAGRFDRLLFWRHSLAVAVLSMEIANEIGYDDPEEAYIAGLLHDVGKIFLDIQGKENYGQFIQDLSVTTDLVIEKERSTIGLGHDDVGAYFCLEWKLPEKLILAVKYHHQPFDHLDLSQDEKALISIVAMANFLCWTQGIGSFDFIRPPILAPEIEQIIDPDQVDIIKCILEMNKEVEKISAFYQFAFPSVSQLQENLLWANLKLSKANTRYYYQEDPLAAIQESPSTGSSHVTFIKIRPYPAGIGEGDSVKS is encoded by the coding sequence TCGCAACCAAGCTGCTCGAAGCCTCTAAAGATGAGACAATTTCCTTAGAATCGGTTTCAAAAATCCTTGAAACCGATCCGGGCATTTCTGCCAGGGTTCTGGAAATTGTCAACTCGGCCATGTACGGCCTTGCCAGGAAAATCACCACCCTTTCCGAAGCTGTGGTGCTCTTGGGCCTGGATGAAATTAAAAAACTGGCCCTGGGGATGACCATCTTTGAAAACATGTTCAAAAAAGACCAGGCCGGCCGGTTTGACCGTCTTTTGTTCTGGCGCCACAGCCTTGCCGTTGCCGTTCTGAGTATGGAAATTGCCAATGAAATCGGGTATGATGATCCGGAAGAAGCCTACATTGCAGGGCTTCTCCATGATGTGGGCAAAATTTTTCTCGATATCCAGGGCAAAGAAAATTACGGGCAGTTCATTCAGGATCTCTCAGTTACCACCGACCTTGTGATTGAAAAAGAGAGAAGCACCATCGGCCTTGGCCACGATGATGTGGGCGCCTACTTCTGCCTTGAGTGGAAACTTCCTGAAAAATTAATCCTGGCCGTAAAATACCACCACCAGCCCTTTGATCACCTGGATCTGTCCCAGGATGAAAAAGCATTGATCTCCATTGTGGCCATGGCCAATTTTCTCTGCTGGACCCAGGGCATCGGATCCTTTGATTTCATCCGCCCCCCCATCCTTGCCCCGGAAATTGAACAGATTATTGACCCGGACCAGGTGGACATCATCAAATGCATCCTTGAAATGAACAAAGAAGTGGAAAAGATTTCAGCCTTTTACCAGTTTGCATTCCCCTCTGTAAGCCAGCTTCAGGAAAACCTGCTCTGGGCCAACCTGAAACTTTCCAAGGCAAACACAAGGTACTATTACCAGGAAGACCCCCTGGCTGCCATCCAGGAAAGCCCGTCCACAGGGTCATCGCATGTAACTTTTATTAAGATTCGTCCTTACCCGGCTGGAATAGGTGAGGGGGATTCCGTTAAATCTTAA